In Luteibacter mycovicinus, a genomic segment contains:
- a CDS encoding VOC family protein, producing MIDHIFLTVGDTDRSVAFYETVLPILGITSRLDYDGKDGPVGHPDLKGFGAKGRMSFWLRQGVAAPGAVHIGFIADSEDVVNAAFAKALAAGATEIHAPGPQLHYDPRYYAAQVRDLDGYSLEFVYKSWQHGA from the coding sequence ATGATCGATCACATCTTTCTTACCGTGGGGGACACCGATCGCTCGGTTGCCTTCTACGAGACAGTGCTTCCCATCCTCGGAATCACCAGCCGGCTCGACTATGACGGGAAGGACGGCCCGGTGGGCCATCCCGACCTGAAGGGTTTCGGCGCAAAAGGCCGCATGTCGTTTTGGCTACGGCAAGGCGTTGCGGCGCCCGGTGCCGTGCACATTGGCTTCATTGCGGATTCCGAAGACGTGGTGAATGCCGCCTTCGCGAAGGCCCTGGCCGCCGGTGCGACCGAGATCCATGCGCCCGGGCCGCAGCTTCACTACGATCCCCGCTACTACGCTGCGCAGGTCAGGGACCTGGATGGCTACAGCCTGGAGTTTGTCTACAAGAGCTGGCAACACGGGGCCTGA